From a region of the Candidatus Brocadia sp. genome:
- a CDS encoding TldD/PmbA family protein, whose amino-acid sequence MNRIEEKVLELALKQTPSAEVLYDEGESRSVSFENNKLKYVSTKSIRGIGLRVIKDGKIGFSSTTDFRKPEKLVANAIESAKFGQTAAFEFPSKGHFPKVAVFDQQVIDYPIHQCVDIGKDAIERALSVNANYECSVSMGKGHGARRLINSKGLDVSIASTSFGVGIEILEVKGQSLLWVGEGESSKGLVTNLNKHLEKALRDLKLAGKELKLKTGVYPVVVTAKAMGNLLATFESDCNGKLVQKGASPLTNRLGEKILDERVSIYDDATIDMAGSSYPWDAEGMPSQCTPLFEKGVLKNYIFDLQTAGIMKATSTGNGNRSFASQPSPGNSNITVEPGNMSFEAMVKDVKYGVLVDQVLGGGQSNILAGEFSVNIDLGYLIENGEIVGRVKDCMIAGNAFEVFNNIVAIGDTAEWHGSTKVPPFYLKAMNIAGNAE is encoded by the coding sequence ATGAATAGAATTGAAGAAAAAGTCCTGGAATTGGCTTTGAAACAGACGCCTTCGGCAGAGGTGCTTTATGACGAAGGCGAGTCACGGTCGGTGAGCTTCGAAAATAACAAGTTAAAGTATGTCAGTACAAAATCGATACGCGGCATTGGGCTCCGGGTGATTAAGGATGGAAAGATCGGTTTCTCCAGCACGACTGATTTCAGGAAACCGGAGAAGCTGGTTGCCAATGCCATAGAGAGCGCTAAATTTGGTCAGACCGCCGCTTTTGAATTTCCTTCGAAGGGTCATTTCCCAAAGGTTGCGGTCTTTGATCAGCAGGTCATAGACTATCCGATTCACCAATGTGTCGATATCGGGAAAGATGCTATCGAAAGGGCATTGTCGGTAAATGCAAACTATGAATGCAGCGTGAGTATGGGAAAAGGGCATGGGGCACGGCGACTCATCAATTCTAAGGGGCTGGATGTTTCCATTGCCTCCACATCCTTTGGCGTTGGCATTGAGATCTTAGAAGTGAAGGGACAAAGCCTGCTCTGGGTTGGAGAAGGAGAAAGTTCAAAAGGTCTTGTCACGAATCTCAATAAACATCTTGAAAAAGCATTGCGAGATTTGAAGCTTGCGGGAAAAGAACTGAAGTTGAAGACCGGTGTTTATCCGGTAGTGGTTACCGCAAAGGCCATGGGCAACCTGCTTGCAACCTTCGAAAGCGATTGCAACGGAAAGCTGGTGCAAAAGGGCGCATCTCCTCTCACCAACCGATTAGGTGAAAAGATACTCGATGAACGGGTGAGCATTTATGACGACGCAACGATTGATATGGCCGGATCGAGCTATCCGTGGGACGCGGAGGGTATGCCGTCGCAGTGCACGCCATTGTTTGAAAAGGGCGTTTTGAAAAATTACATCTTCGACTTGCAGACAGCCGGAATCATGAAGGCAACGTCCACCGGAAATGGCAACAGAAGTTTTGCCTCACAGCCATCGCCTGGTAATTCAAATATTACTGTTGAACCGGGTAATATGTCATTCGAGGCGATGGTAAAAGACGTCAAATATGGCGTGCTCGTGGATCAGGTGCTTGGTGGAGGCCAGAGCAATATCCTTGCGGGTGAATTTTCCGTTAACATTGATCTTGGATACCTGATTGAGAACGGAGAGATTGTAGGCAGGGTAAAGGACTGTATGATAGCGGGCAATGCCTTTGAGGTATTTAATAATATTGTGGCAATCGGTGATACGGCGGAATGGCACGGGTCGACAAAAGTGCCGCCCTTCTATCTGAAGGCAATGAACATTGCGGGAAATGCTGAATGA
- a CDS encoding PilT/PilU family type 4a pilus ATPase, which translates to MEMKELLQEMVRLDASDIYITVDLPAIFRREGANTPCGTKNLTDEDVRILAESVMNDKQRKDFYDKMEMNLALYYPELGRFRVNIFFQRRYIGMVIRQIKINIKTIDDLQLPPILKDIIMTKRGLVLVVGATGSGKSTTLAAMIDYRNTNSSGHIITVEDPIEFVHPHKKSVITQREVGMDTLSFADALKNTLRQAPDVILVGEIRDTETMESAITFAETGHLCLGTLHANNANQAIERIINFFPAERHEQIYLLLSLNLRSIISQRLVPSKDGKRIASLEILLDTPRIKDLILKKEVELLKETMARGTQDGMLTFDQSLFQFYKEDKISYENTLAYADSANDLRIRIKTAGLGEGKEDKAVSFRLKA; encoded by the coding sequence ATGGAAATGAAAGAACTCTTACAGGAAATGGTGCGTCTTGATGCCTCGGATATTTATATTACGGTGGATCTCCCCGCTATTTTTCGCAGAGAAGGTGCGAATACGCCGTGCGGAACAAAAAACTTAACGGACGAAGATGTCCGTATCCTTGCCGAAAGTGTCATGAATGACAAACAGAGAAAAGATTTTTACGATAAGATGGAGATGAATCTGGCCTTATATTATCCGGAATTGGGACGGTTCCGGGTAAATATCTTTTTCCAGAGAAGATATATTGGCATGGTTATCAGACAGATAAAAATCAATATCAAAACGATCGATGATTTACAGCTCCCCCCGATACTGAAGGATATCATTATGACGAAGCGAGGGTTGGTGCTTGTTGTTGGAGCAACAGGTTCCGGCAAATCAACAACCCTTGCGGCTATGATAGATTACCGGAATACCAATAGTTCCGGACACATTATCACCGTAGAAGACCCCATAGAATTTGTGCATCCGCACAAGAAATCAGTTATTACGCAAAGAGAAGTCGGCATGGATACGCTGTCGTTTGCTGATGCATTAAAAAACACGTTGCGCCAGGCGCCCGATGTTATCCTCGTTGGTGAGATTCGTGATACCGAGACCATGGAATCGGCCATTACTTTTGCAGAGACGGGACATCTCTGCCTTGGTACCTTACATGCAAATAATGCAAACCAGGCCATAGAACGCATTATAAACTTCTTTCCTGCGGAGCGTCATGAGCAGATATACTTACTCCTGTCTCTCAATCTCCGTTCTATTATTTCTCAACGGTTGGTGCCTTCAAAAGACGGCAAACGGATTGCATCCCTGGAAATCCTGCTGGATACCCCAAGGATAAAAGACCTAATTCTTAAGAAAGAGGTTGAATTATTGAAAGAAACAATGGCGCGGGGGACACAGGACGGGATGCTCACGTTTGATCAATCATTGTTTCAATTTTATAAAGAGGATAAGATTAGTTACGAAAATACCCTCGCCTATGCGGACAGTGCAAATGATCTGCGCATTCGGATAAAGACAGCGGGTCTTGGGGAAGGAAAGGAAGACAAAGCCGTGAGTTTCCGGTTAAAAGCATAG
- a CDS encoding type IV pilus twitching motility protein PilT — protein sequence MEILELLAFAKKENASDIHISSGEPPMIRIHGDVRKIDAPPLDREAVHKMLYDILNDQQRKVYEERHELDFAIALSTSGRFRVNAFVQNRGESIVFRTIPVNILTLEQLNMPKIVGDLTKKEKGLVLVTGPTGSGKSTTLAAMIDLINREEKCHILTVEDPIEFVHQSKNSLVNQRELGSHTHSFANALRSALREDPDIILVGEMRDLETISLALTAAETGHLVFGTLHTSSAPKTVDRIIDVFPPNQQEQVRTMFSESLQAVITQQLVKKKDGTGRVAALEIMIGTPAVRNLIRENKIAQIPSSIQTGRQHGMQTMDQSLIELCQKGLVAKESIETLVSSPSALGGLK from the coding sequence ATGGAAATTTTAGAACTACTCGCATTCGCTAAAAAAGAGAACGCCTCGGATATCCATATCAGCTCAGGGGAGCCTCCCATGATCCGTATTCATGGAGACGTAAGGAAAATTGACGCGCCACCGCTGGATCGGGAGGCGGTACATAAGATGCTGTATGATATCCTGAACGACCAGCAGCGCAAGGTTTATGAAGAGCGCCACGAACTTGATTTTGCCATTGCATTGAGTACTTCCGGACGGTTCAGGGTGAATGCCTTTGTCCAGAACCGAGGGGAATCCATAGTCTTCAGGACAATCCCCGTGAATATCCTTACTTTGGAACAACTTAACATGCCAAAGATTGTGGGGGATCTGACGAAAAAGGAAAAAGGGCTTGTCCTCGTTACCGGACCTACGGGGAGCGGGAAGTCGACTACCCTGGCGGCAATGATTGATCTCATCAACCGTGAGGAAAAATGTCATATTCTCACGGTAGAGGACCCGATAGAGTTTGTGCATCAGTCAAAAAATTCATTGGTCAACCAGCGGGAATTGGGTTCACATACCCATAGTTTTGCCAATGCCTTGAGGTCGGCATTGCGTGAAGATCCGGATATTATCCTGGTGGGAGAAATGAGAGATCTGGAGACGATTTCGCTTGCCCTTACTGCCGCAGAGACCGGACACCTGGTCTTTGGCACGTTACATACGTCCAGTGCGCCCAAAACGGTGGACAGGATCATTGACGTTTTTCCGCCCAATCAGCAGGAACAGGTGCGGACGATGTTTTCCGAGTCGTTACAGGCGGTGATTACTCAACAGCTTGTCAAGAAAAAGGACGGAACGGGGCGGGTTGCTGCGTTGGAAATTATGATAGGCACACCGGCGGTAAGAAACCTGATCCGTGAAAACAAGATAGCACAAATTCCTTCGTCGATACAAACGGGACGGCAGCACGGCATGCAGACGATGGATCAGTCGTTGATAGAACTCTGCCAGAAAGGCTTGGTAGCAAAGGAATCGATAGAGACACTGGTCAGCAGCCCGAGTGCTTTGGGCGGCCTTAAATAA
- a CDS encoding TldD/PmbA family protein, with amino-acid sequence MEKLIKNALKEAKADYVEIRAQEGVNTGITYVGKELENIGENTTFGGCVRALVKGGWGFVAFNDIADLPRYVEMACEQAQCVGKEQSLLAPVPVIHDLVKTKVDTDPADISLTDKQALCHTYNNIILSSKQIQTSNVRYLDSHGTVYFANTEGSFIVQETIFCGISLLAMARDGMNVQQAYHSVGDLRGFNNVRHMENKCQEVAKRAIDLLTAKPVVGGKYTVIVDPKLCGVFIHEAFGHLSEADFIYENKKMREIMVIGKRFGSDALSIVDEGSLVGEAGYNKYDNEGTPTQKTHLIKDGILTSRLHSRETAAKMQEKPTGNARAIGYAHAPIVRMTNTYMEPRDYAFEKMLSEVDNGIYAIGALGGQTNMEMFTFSAEEAYMIRNGKLKEQIKDVVLTGNVFETLMNIDAIGNDLQIHGGLGGCGKGGQSPLRVGDGGPHVRIRNVVIGGR; translated from the coding sequence ATGGAAAAACTCATAAAAAATGCCCTGAAAGAGGCAAAGGCAGACTATGTTGAAATAAGAGCGCAGGAAGGTGTTAATACAGGAATTACCTATGTAGGGAAAGAACTGGAAAATATTGGAGAGAATACTACTTTTGGCGGATGTGTGAGGGCATTGGTTAAAGGCGGTTGGGGGTTTGTAGCCTTTAATGATATAGCGGATCTTCCGCGCTATGTAGAAATGGCTTGTGAACAAGCGCAATGTGTCGGGAAAGAGCAGAGCCTGCTTGCTCCGGTGCCGGTAATCCATGATTTGGTGAAGACAAAGGTGGATACAGACCCCGCCGATATCTCGTTAACGGATAAACAGGCCCTTTGTCATACTTACAACAATATCATTCTCTCGTCGAAACAGATACAAACCTCAAATGTGCGGTATCTCGATTCTCACGGAACGGTGTATTTTGCCAATACCGAAGGCAGTTTTATCGTGCAGGAAACAATTTTTTGCGGTATTTCGCTGCTTGCCATGGCCAGGGACGGCATGAATGTGCAGCAGGCCTACCATTCAGTTGGTGATTTACGGGGATTCAACAATGTCCGGCACATGGAAAATAAATGTCAGGAAGTGGCGAAGCGTGCGATTGACCTGCTCACGGCGAAGCCGGTTGTAGGGGGTAAATATACGGTTATTGTTGATCCAAAACTTTGCGGTGTCTTTATTCATGAAGCATTTGGACATCTTAGTGAGGCCGATTTTATTTATGAAAACAAGAAGATGCGGGAGATTATGGTTATCGGAAAACGCTTTGGGAGTGACGCCCTTTCCATCGTGGACGAAGGGTCTCTTGTGGGTGAGGCGGGGTACAATAAATATGATAATGAGGGCACACCGACGCAAAAGACGCATCTCATCAAAGATGGTATCCTGACGAGCCGCCTCCATTCACGGGAAACGGCTGCAAAGATGCAGGAAAAACCAACCGGTAATGCGCGGGCAATCGGGTATGCCCATGCGCCTATAGTTCGTATGACAAATACCTATATGGAACCCCGCGACTATGCCTTCGAGAAAATGCTCTCAGAGGTTGACAACGGTATTTATGCCATTGGCGCATTAGGCGGCCAGACGAATATGGAAATGTTTACCTTCAGCGCAGAAGAGGCTTATATGATAAGGAATGGAAAGCTGAAAGAACAGATAAAGGACGTTGTTCTTACGGGAAATGTATTTGAAACGCTGATGAATATCGATGCGATTGGAAACGATCTTCAGATACACGGAGGTCTGGGAGGATGCGGTAAGGGTGGGCAATCGCCATTACGGGTAGGCGATGGCGGCCCGCACGTCCGTATACGAAATGTCGTTATCGGGGGGAGATAA
- the ligA gene encoding NAD-dependent DNA ligase LigA → MLSMIAINENIERLRDTIRRHDKKYYVENNPEITDYEYDQLIKELQQLEKAHPHLITPDSPTQRVGGEPLTQFSAINHRIPMLSIDNTYSDAELKEFDQRIKRMTGIDVHRDVEYVVELKIDGVAITLWYEKGLFVWGATRGDGFTGDDVTANLRTIRQIPLKLESVDRSQKIPSVVEIRGEIYLPNREFQRLNEAREESGEPQFANPRNAAAGTLKLLDPRITAKRRLRIFAYAIGHVEDSELSTHLQCLELIRGFGLPVNPHTRVCENIEAVIQYCNDWEKKRRDLDYLVDGMVIKVNSLALHEQLGATSKAPRWVISYKYQPERAVTVIEEIVTQVGKTGTITPVANLSPVLLAGTMVSRATLHNFEEISRKDIRVGDHVVVQKAGEIIPQVVSVVKEKRDGTERTFQEPVMCPECNGSVQQDGVYRRCHNPFCPAQAKRRIIYFASRHAMDIEGFGPALVEQLVDKGLVKDYADIYHLKHQELTDLERMGEKSSSNVIRAIEESKQRGLDRLICALGIPNVGTHTAEVLAGHFDTLDALAHATHGALEGIYEIGPVVAKSIVEFFQDKHTQGILEKLKAAGVNIRRQTIPSSEKNPKISGKSFIITGTLQKHSRKEAEMLIKQQGGRIVSQVSKKTNYLVVGEDPGSKLDKARELDVAILDEETFEKMIR, encoded by the coding sequence ATGCTCTCTATGATAGCTATTAATGAAAATATCGAACGGCTTCGCGATACAATACGACGCCATGACAAAAAGTATTATGTAGAAAATAACCCAGAGATTACTGACTACGAATATGATCAGCTCATAAAAGAATTACAGCAACTCGAAAAGGCGCATCCGCACCTTATTACGCCTGATTCTCCCACCCAGCGTGTGGGGGGTGAGCCCCTTACGCAGTTTTCTGCGATTAACCATAGAATCCCCATGCTGAGCATTGACAATACGTACTCAGATGCGGAGTTGAAAGAATTTGACCAGCGCATAAAGCGCATGACAGGTATTGACGTTCATCGGGATGTTGAATATGTTGTTGAGTTAAAGATCGATGGAGTTGCTATCACGCTTTGGTACGAAAAGGGTCTGTTTGTATGGGGGGCTACCAGGGGGGATGGCTTTACGGGTGATGATGTAACGGCAAACTTAAGGACCATCCGGCAAATACCTTTGAAATTGGAATCTGTTGACAGAAGTCAGAAAATCCCTTCCGTTGTAGAAATCAGGGGAGAAATTTATCTGCCTAACAGGGAATTTCAGAGACTGAATGAGGCACGGGAAGAGTCTGGTGAACCGCAATTCGCCAATCCCAGGAACGCTGCGGCTGGCACCCTGAAATTGCTCGACCCCCGTATTACAGCAAAAAGGCGTTTGCGCATTTTTGCTTATGCGATTGGCCATGTTGAGGACAGTGAACTCAGTACCCATCTGCAGTGCCTGGAACTGATCCGGGGTTTTGGATTGCCCGTAAATCCGCATACCCGTGTGTGTGAAAACATTGAGGCAGTCATTCAGTATTGTAATGACTGGGAAAAGAAACGCAGAGATCTCGACTACCTTGTAGACGGTATGGTTATCAAGGTTAATTCCCTTGCCCTGCATGAACAATTAGGCGCTACGAGCAAGGCTCCGCGATGGGTGATTTCTTATAAATATCAGCCTGAACGGGCGGTTACTGTGATTGAAGAAATCGTCACCCAGGTAGGGAAGACCGGAACGATAACGCCCGTGGCCAATCTCTCCCCGGTGCTCCTTGCGGGCACCATGGTCAGTCGCGCTACGCTTCATAATTTTGAAGAAATTTCCCGAAAAGATATTCGGGTGGGCGACCACGTCGTGGTGCAAAAGGCGGGAGAAATTATTCCTCAGGTCGTCTCCGTAGTAAAAGAAAAACGAGACGGCACGGAACGTACTTTTCAGGAGCCGGTAATGTGCCCCGAATGTAATGGTTCCGTTCAGCAAGATGGCGTGTACCGGCGCTGTCATAATCCTTTTTGCCCGGCACAGGCGAAAAGGCGCATCATATACTTTGCAAGCCGCCATGCCATGGATATAGAGGGATTTGGCCCGGCGCTCGTTGAGCAATTGGTTGACAAAGGTTTAGTAAAAGACTACGCCGATATTTATCATCTTAAGCATCAGGAGTTGACGGATTTAGAACGGATGGGAGAAAAGTCGTCTTCAAACGTGATCCGTGCCATTGAGGAAAGCAAGCAACGGGGTTTGGATCGTTTGATTTGTGCCTTGGGAATTCCTAATGTCGGTACACATACGGCAGAAGTTTTGGCGGGACACTTCGATACCCTCGACGCACTGGCGCATGCAACGCATGGAGCACTGGAAGGGATTTATGAAATTGGGCCGGTAGTTGCCAAGAGCATTGTTGAGTTTTTTCAGGACAAACACACGCAAGGCATTCTTGAAAAGCTGAAGGCTGCCGGTGTTAATATCAGAAGACAAACTATTCCATCGTCAGAAAAAAACCCAAAAATTTCCGGCAAATCTTTCATCATTACCGGTACTTTACAAAAACACTCCCGCAAAGAGGCTGAGATGCTAATTAAACAGCAGGGGGGAAGGATCGTGTCCCAGGTAAGTAAAAAGACCAATTATCTTGTAGTAGGAGAAGATCCTGGCTCCAAACTCGATAAAGCCAGAGAGTTAGATGTCGCTATCCTTGATGAAGAAACATTTGAAAAGATGATAAGATGA
- a CDS encoding small basic protein → MSVDKSLKLKGKLVRPRNVFTRTERIKLLKGEGKWNPTMSVFGIPKVKTVKIKRKAKSEKKEAKAEATTGAAATPSTPGSAPASATAKEKAKK, encoded by the coding sequence ATGAGCGTTGATAAAAGTTTAAAACTGAAGGGTAAGTTGGTAAGGCCCAGGAATGTATTTACCAGAACTGAGCGTATCAAGTTACTTAAAGGAGAGGGAAAATGGAATCCGACAATGTCGGTATTTGGTATTCCCAAAGTAAAAACCGTTAAGATAAAACGAAAGGCAAAGTCAGAGAAAAAGGAGGCTAAAGCAGAGGCAACAACAGGTGCTGCAGCAACGCCATCAACTCCTGGCAGCGCACCAGCTTCAGCTACCGCCAAGGAAAAGGCCAAAAAATGA
- a CDS encoding aminotransferase class I/II-fold pyridoxal phosphate-dependent enzyme has product MMIAHRMSKIDSSGIRKVFDLAQKMQNPVNLSIGQPDFDVPEEIKTEAVKAIKDGMNKYTTTQGIPELRDGLRKRLREKRGVTAENIMITSGVSGALTLAFMVLVNPEDEVLIPDPAFVSYKHLASFCGGRPVFVDTYPDFQLTAARIQPHITKKTKAIIINSPANPTGVMCTGQDIKEIAELARRHNLVVISDEIYHEYDYHHEFESIGKYYENTLILDGFSKSFAMTGWRMGYATGPAGIIGEMIKLQQYTFVCAPSFAQHALSRSLETDLSTYRVSYKKKRDLMYEGLKDKFLIVKPGGAFYFFPQVPWGTDEEFVTAAIQKNLLVIPGRVFSERHTHFRVSYAASEETIKRGIDILNNLAKR; this is encoded by the coding sequence ATGATGATCGCTCACAGGATGTCGAAGATCGACTCCTCAGGAATCAGAAAGGTCTTTGATCTGGCGCAAAAAATGCAAAATCCGGTGAACCTTAGTATAGGCCAGCCGGATTTTGATGTTCCTGAAGAGATTAAAACGGAGGCTGTAAAGGCCATTAAAGATGGCATGAATAAATATACCACTACACAGGGTATACCAGAGCTCCGCGATGGGTTACGCAAACGACTCCGGGAAAAACGGGGTGTAACAGCAGAAAACATCATGATCACTTCCGGTGTCTCCGGAGCACTGACACTGGCTTTTATGGTGCTGGTCAACCCGGAGGACGAGGTACTCATACCAGATCCCGCCTTTGTGAGTTACAAACATTTAGCCAGTTTCTGCGGAGGCAGGCCCGTTTTTGTGGACACCTACCCCGATTTTCAATTAACGGCTGCACGCATCCAGCCCCACATCACCAAAAAAACAAAGGCCATTATCATAAATAGCCCTGCCAACCCAACAGGGGTAATGTGCACCGGCCAGGATATAAAAGAAATTGCAGAACTCGCACGAAGGCACAACCTCGTTGTTATCTCGGACGAAATTTACCACGAGTACGATTATCATCATGAGTTTGAGAGTATTGGCAAATACTACGAAAACACCCTGATCCTGGATGGTTTTTCCAAATCATTCGCGATGACCGGCTGGCGCATGGGATATGCAACGGGACCTGCCGGTATAATCGGCGAAATGATCAAACTTCAACAGTATACCTTTGTCTGCGCACCTTCCTTTGCACAGCACGCCCTCTCCCGATCCTTGGAAACGGATTTAAGCACATACAGGGTGAGCTACAAGAAGAAGAGGGATTTAATGTATGAGGGATTAAAGGATAAATTCCTGATAGTAAAACCGGGTGGCGCTTTTTACTTCTTTCCTCAGGTACCCTGGGGCACCGACGAAGAGTTTGTAACAGCCGCCATCCAAAAAAATCTCCTCGTCATCCCCGGACGTGTCTTCTCCGAACGCCATACCCATTTCCGCGTCTCTTATGCAGCTTCTGAAGAAACCATCAAGCGTGGCATAGATATCCTCAATAACCTTGCCAAGCGGTAA
- a CDS encoding sigma-54 dependent transcriptional regulator has translation MAGEKILVIDDDTNILEVIRMRLKSWGYYVTVATDGREAKAALSTTSFHLAIVDLRLSEEDGIELMEEIIRFHPDLPIIILTAHGSIESAVEAMRKGAYSYITKPFNNEDLSFHIENALEKQYVAREVHHLRSQLGEKNGFQQIIGKEKQMERVLEQVSRIAKTECNVSLYGECGTGKEFIARVIHFNSNRSQGPFIIANLRAIPTESQEEELFGCVRGIRANAQGSKEGLISQADNGTIFLDEIGNTSPSFQIKLLRALQEGVIKPVGSAKTIKVDVRFIFASAIDLEKAVNNGTFQRDLFYKIHVAPVCLPPLRERKDDIPLLAAYFLKRFCDVLKKDIIGFTPAAIQRMVIYDWPGNVSELERKVEHAVIIANKNVIATEDLFAGTNAIKNTFNSYKDAKERFEREYLENLLKVSKGNVSTAAKMANRYRADIYKLIKKYHMDPEYYKDPLVPPRDVSNFRRYGRGA, from the coding sequence ATGGCAGGTGAGAAGATTCTGGTTATAGACGACGATACCAATATCCTGGAGGTTATTCGGATGCGTCTGAAATCATGGGGATATTACGTCACGGTTGCCACGGATGGCCGGGAGGCAAAGGCCGCGTTATCAACGACCTCCTTCCATCTTGCTATCGTTGATTTACGACTGTCTGAAGAAGACGGCATAGAACTTATGGAGGAAATTATCCGATTCCATCCCGATCTTCCCATAATTATCTTAACGGCTCACGGGAGTATTGAAAGCGCTGTTGAGGCTATGAGAAAAGGGGCTTACAGCTATATTACCAAACCATTTAATAATGAAGATCTTTCGTTTCATATAGAAAATGCCCTGGAAAAGCAGTATGTGGCCAGAGAAGTCCATCATCTCAGGAGTCAGCTTGGCGAAAAAAACGGCTTCCAGCAAATCATTGGTAAGGAAAAGCAGATGGAAAGAGTTCTTGAACAGGTCTCCAGGATCGCCAAAACGGAGTGTAACGTGTCTCTTTACGGTGAATGCGGTACCGGCAAGGAATTCATTGCACGAGTAATTCATTTCAATAGTAATCGGTCACAAGGGCCTTTTATTATCGCAAACCTCCGGGCAATTCCGACGGAGTCGCAGGAAGAAGAACTTTTTGGCTGCGTACGGGGCATCCGTGCGAATGCTCAGGGAAGCAAGGAGGGGCTCATTTCACAGGCGGATAACGGTACCATTTTTTTGGACGAGATTGGAAATACCTCACCGTCCTTCCAGATAAAACTTCTCAGAGCGCTCCAGGAAGGAGTGATAAAACCGGTCGGGAGCGCAAAAACCATTAAGGTCGACGTGCGGTTCATTTTTGCTTCAGCGATCGACTTGGAAAAGGCGGTAAATAACGGAACGTTTCAAAGAGATTTGTTTTATAAAATCCATGTTGCGCCCGTCTGTCTTCCTCCTTTGCGCGAACGGAAGGACGATATTCCTTTGTTGGCCGCGTACTTCTTAAAGAGATTCTGCGATGTACTCAAGAAAGATATTATCGGATTTACACCAGCAGCTATTCAGAGGATGGTCATCTACGATTGGCCCGGTAATGTTAGTGAACTGGAGCGTAAGGTTGAGCACGCTGTTATCATTGCAAACAAAAATGTCATTGCAACAGAGGATCTCTTTGCCGGTACCAATGCCATCAAAAACACCTTTAACTCTTATAAAGATGCCAAGGAACGGTTTGAGCGGGAGTATCTGGAAAATCTTTTGAAAGTAAGCAAGGGAAACGTTTCTACTGCCGCGAAAATGGCGAATCGCTACAGAGCTGATATCTACAAGTTGATTAAAAAATACCATATGGATCCGGAATACTATAAAGACCCTCTTGTGCCGCCAAGGGATGTTTCTAACTTTAGACGCTATGGGAGGGGAGCGTAG